The following proteins come from a genomic window of Companilactobacillus pabuli:
- a CDS encoding NAD(P)/FAD-dependent oxidoreductase, giving the protein MNKKIYDISIIGGGPAGMFAAYFGRLRNLDVALIESLPKLGGQPETLYSQKHIYDIAALPKVSGSELTQQLLDQLQILNCDQYLETSVSSINRKDDIWELTTNKETIYSKAIIIAIGNGAFKPRKLTFDYDKTLEENNLDYFVNSLEDFKGKDVLVAGGGDSAVDWSIDLDKITNHTSLIHRRNKYRAMESSVNKLNQSSVEQLNPYIIKNVDFNKTDKSKIDVTLKMIKSDDVKTITADKLLVNYGFVSDSKVLRDWNLELNGPFIKVSQEMETNLPNVFAIGDVVTYPGKLQLIATAFAEGPIAVTKALRNIYPDKDYFEHSTSIFEK; this is encoded by the coding sequence ATGAATAAGAAAATTTATGACATTTCTATTATCGGTGGTGGTCCTGCTGGTATGTTTGCAGCCTACTTTGGACGTCTAAGAAATCTCGACGTTGCCTTAATAGAAAGCCTGCCTAAACTAGGTGGACAACCAGAAACACTTTACTCGCAAAAACATATCTACGATATTGCGGCTTTACCTAAAGTATCCGGGAGTGAGTTAACTCAGCAATTACTCGATCAATTGCAAATTCTTAACTGTGATCAATACTTAGAAACTTCAGTTTCTTCTATTAATAGAAAAGATGACATCTGGGAACTAACTACTAATAAAGAAACTATCTATAGTAAGGCAATTATCATTGCTATCGGTAATGGTGCCTTTAAGCCTAGAAAGTTAACCTTTGATTACGACAAGACTCTAGAGGAAAACAATCTCGACTACTTTGTTAATAGTTTAGAAGACTTCAAAGGTAAAGATGTTTTAGTAGCCGGTGGTGGTGACTCAGCTGTTGATTGGTCGATCGACTTAGATAAAATCACTAATCATACATCCCTCATTCATAGAAGAAACAAGTATCGGGCTATGGAATCTAGTGTCAACAAACTGAATCAATCATCTGTCGAACAACTCAATCCTTATATCATTAAAAACGTTGATTTCAACAAAACTGACAAATCTAAAATTGACGTTACCTTAAAGATGATCAAATCTGACGATGTAAAGACAATTACTGCTGATAAATTGCTAGTTAACTATGGCTTCGTATCCGATTCAAAGGTTTTACGTGATTGGAACTTGGAGTTAAATGGTCCCTTTATTAAGGTTTCTCAAGAAATGGAAACTAACCTACCTAATGTCTTCGCTATTGGGGACGTCGTGACCTATCCTGGTAAATTACAATTGATTGCTACGGCCTTTGCTGAGGGTCCTATCGCTGTTACTAAGGCATTGAGAAATATCTACCCTGATAAAGACTACTTTGAACACAGTACTTCGATTTTTGAAAAATAA
- a CDS encoding VTT domain-containing protein, with product MTGLIDFILHIDSHLVNIVNNFGLWTYLILFVIIFIETGVVILPFLPGDSLIFAAMALAANPKYGLISWVLFILFLAAAVLGDSMNYEIGEHFGEYATRNKYLSKLINKEHLHDAHIFFEKHGGKTIAIGRFIPLIRTFVPFVAGSGTMHYGTFLKFNFIGAFLWVTICSLAGHLFGNIPAVQEHFSLIIIGIVLVSLVPVLITALKNKRKKSVQD from the coding sequence GTGACTGGTCTGATCGATTTCATTCTACATATTGATAGTCATTTAGTTAATATCGTGAATAATTTCGGTCTTTGGACATATTTAATTTTGTTTGTAATCATCTTTATCGAAACTGGTGTGGTCATTTTGCCATTCCTACCTGGTGATTCTTTAATCTTCGCAGCTATGGCGTTAGCCGCTAATCCTAAATATGGATTGATCTCATGGGTGTTGTTCATACTATTCCTAGCAGCAGCCGTTTTGGGAGATTCGATGAACTACGAAATCGGTGAACATTTTGGAGAATACGCGACGAGGAATAAATACCTCAGTAAGTTAATCAATAAGGAGCATTTACACGATGCTCACATCTTCTTTGAAAAGCATGGTGGCAAAACTATTGCCATTGGTCGTTTCATTCCTTTGATAAGAACTTTCGTTCCTTTCGTTGCCGGTAGTGGAACCATGCATTACGGTACATTCTTGAAATTCAATTTCATTGGTGCTTTCCTATGGGTAACTATTTGTTCTCTTGCAGGTCATCTCTTTGGTAACATCCCTGCAGTCCAAGAACATTTTTCATTGATTATTATTGGAATCGTCTTAGTATCACTTGTTCCAGTTTTAATTACTGCTCTTAAAAATAAACGTAAAAAAAGCGTTCAGGATTAA
- a CDS encoding YutD family protein: MQDIEEKNVTKVADVIKLADNLIAINKTQYKIVEDHDSGFNEERIEERYNNVLDKYDYIVGDWGYDQLRFKGFYEDQRKESTLDNRISHLEDYLLEYCNFGCAYFVLEKVKKAPLKNNHRRTNHRFKTRTNKFVKNSSKTKPHNNQHRRKSTRHKKTTVSAKKTFKIRKIGEKNK; this comes from the coding sequence TTGCAGGATATTGAGGAAAAGAATGTTACAAAAGTAGCTGACGTAATTAAGTTGGCTGATAATTTAATTGCTATTAATAAAACACAGTACAAAATAGTTGAAGATCACGATAGTGGTTTTAATGAAGAAAGAATTGAAGAACGTTATAACAACGTTTTAGATAAATATGATTATATCGTCGGCGATTGGGGATACGATCAATTACGCTTTAAGGGTTTTTATGAAGATCAGCGTAAAGAAAGTACGCTCGATAATCGTATTTCACATTTAGAAGACTACCTATTAGAGTACTGTAATTTCGGTTGTGCTTATTTTGTTTTGGAGAAAGTCAAAAAAGCTCCACTCAAGAATAACCATCGTCGGACTAATCATCGTTTTAAGACGAGAACTAATAAGTTTGTCAAAAATAGCAGTAAAACTAAGCCACACAACAATCAACATAGAAGAAAGTCTACTCGACATAAAAAGACAACTGTCAGTGCCAAGAAGACTTTTAAAATTAGAAAAATAGGTGAAAAGAATAAATGA
- a CDS encoding TIGR01906 family membrane protein yields MSNTQKDLFYTIALAFFILTAAITITIFASYLLFAFDIKHYYLEQAVSMKYSTIMKNYAQMMDYLINPFNWHFQLSDFTSSASGRLHFEDCKKLFLLNFGVFIGSGLIVAKFRKIRARFNKMFLWIGIVGIVVAILMLLNFDEFFVIFHEVLFRNSDWLFDPDKDPVINILPEEFFTQCFILFFILFEGLNFWKANKKAFRN; encoded by the coding sequence ATGTCTAATACGCAAAAAGACTTGTTTTATACAATAGCTTTAGCCTTTTTTATTTTGACGGCGGCTATTACTATTACGATTTTTGCCAGTTATTTGTTGTTTGCTTTCGATATTAAGCATTATTACTTAGAGCAAGCAGTTAGCATGAAATATTCTACGATTATGAAAAACTATGCTCAGATGATGGACTATTTGATCAATCCTTTTAATTGGCATTTTCAATTGAGTGATTTCACTTCGTCAGCTTCAGGTAGACTGCATTTTGAAGATTGTAAGAAACTGTTCTTATTGAACTTCGGTGTATTTATCGGAAGTGGTTTGATTGTAGCTAAATTTAGAAAAATTCGGGCCCGATTTAATAAGATGTTTTTATGGATAGGTATTGTCGGCATTGTTGTGGCAATATTGATGTTATTGAATTTTGATGAGTTCTTTGTGATTTTTCATGAAGTTTTATTCAGAAACAGCGATTGGTTGTTTGATCCGGATAAAGATCCAGTCATCAATATTTTGCCAGAAGAGTTTTTTACGCAGTGTTTCATTTTGTTCTTCATTTTATTTGAAGGACTGAATTTTTGGAAAGCTAACAAAAAAGCGTTTAGGAATTAA
- a CDS encoding TIGR01457 family HAD-type hydrolase, with product MKYQTYLIDLDGTMYRGKEKIPEARVFIDNLNQAGIDYYFLTNNTTKTPQQVADNLVNNHQIRATAEQVVTPSLATAAYIQNMFDDDITNHSAYVIGEYGLKSAVFNTGIKLNEDNPDVVIVGLDYDVTYHKFEVATLAIKKGAFFIGTNADTNLPNERGLVPGAGSVISLVETSTQQKAHYIGKPEPDMIFFAAKEKGFDPKTSVMVGDNYNTDIKAGISAKVDTLWVNTGVSTHADIDKEKIKPTHQVESLDQWDV from the coding sequence ATGAAGTATCAAACATATTTAATTGATTTAGATGGAACAATGTATCGTGGAAAGGAAAAAATTCCTGAAGCTCGTGTCTTCATCGATAACTTGAATCAAGCAGGTATTGATTATTACTTTTTGACGAACAACACGACAAAGACTCCACAACAAGTGGCCGATAATTTGGTCAACAACCATCAAATCAGAGCTACAGCAGAACAAGTTGTTACACCATCACTTGCTACGGCAGCATATATTCAAAATATGTTTGATGATGATATTACAAATCACAGTGCTTATGTTATTGGTGAATATGGACTAAAGAGCGCTGTATTTAATACTGGTATTAAATTAAATGAAGATAATCCTGACGTTGTAATTGTCGGATTAGATTATGATGTTACGTATCACAAGTTTGAAGTAGCTACTTTAGCTATTAAAAAGGGTGCTTTCTTTATCGGTACAAATGCCGATACTAATTTGCCTAATGAGAGAGGACTAGTACCTGGTGCTGGTTCAGTTATTTCATTGGTAGAGACTTCGACTCAACAAAAAGCTCATTATATTGGAAAACCAGAGCCCGATATGATTTTCTTTGCTGCTAAAGAGAAGGGCTTTGATCCTAAGACTTCTGTAATGGTCGGAGACAATTATAATACTGACATTAAGGCTGGAATCAGCGCTAAAGTTGATACTTTGTGGGTCAATACTGGTGTCAGTACACATGCTGATATCGACAAAGAGAAGATTAAACCAACTCACCAAGTAGAAAGTCTGGACCAGTGGGATGTCTAA
- a CDS encoding bifunctional metallophosphatase/5'-nucleotidase, translated as MEKIQIVHTNDLHSHFENFPRVKRFIEQSRKNSTADDFYLFDIGDAMDRAHPLSEATNGQKNIEWMNQLHYDAVTIGNNEGLGNSHEHLEHLYDHANFPVVLNNVFEKNPSRLADFAQASKIVETKKGTKIGIIGLTAPYILTYPLLNWDIRLVQEMLPKSLELVKDCDVIILLSHLGVSMDRLIASKRSEIDVIIGAHTHHLFPKGEMDNGVLLAAAGKYGQNIGTINLELNDDKQVIKKSAFTTKTETLPELSGDEAWIKDQFDLGEKLLDQKQIANLPESLSADYKAPNSIMNEALSAVQEFADTDVAVLSSGLFLKDLPKGIVTQKNLHDILPHAIHVMKTTMTGDNVWRLVMEMEKNRLYLRTHAQKGMGFRGKIFGELVYRGITIDNKRNVYINGQELEKNKEYTLALLDHYLFVPYFPSIEIAGNNEILYPKFLRSVFGDYLSKKYPI; from the coding sequence ATGGAGAAAATTCAAATAGTTCATACGAATGATTTACATTCACACTTTGAGAACTTTCCAAGGGTCAAACGTTTCATTGAACAATCTAGAAAAAACAGCACTGCTGATGATTTTTATTTATTCGATATCGGGGATGCTATGGATCGAGCTCATCCTCTATCAGAAGCTACTAATGGTCAAAAAAACATCGAATGGATGAATCAATTGCATTATGATGCTGTAACGATTGGTAACAATGAAGGTCTAGGTAATAGCCATGAACACCTAGAACATTTATATGATCATGCTAATTTTCCAGTCGTGTTGAACAACGTCTTTGAAAAGAATCCATCACGCTTGGCAGATTTTGCTCAAGCTAGCAAAATTGTTGAGACTAAAAAGGGTACTAAAATCGGTATTATTGGTTTAACGGCACCTTATATTTTGACGTATCCTTTATTGAATTGGGACATTCGTCTAGTGCAAGAGATGTTGCCCAAATCTTTAGAATTAGTAAAAGACTGCGATGTCATAATTTTGCTATCACATTTAGGTGTTTCCATGGATAGATTAATTGCTAGCAAACGTTCAGAAATTGATGTTATCATTGGTGCTCATACGCATCATCTGTTCCCTAAAGGGGAAATGGATAATGGTGTTTTACTAGCTGCTGCTGGTAAGTATGGTCAAAATATTGGTACTATCAATCTGGAACTAAATGATGATAAGCAAGTTATTAAAAAATCTGCCTTTACTACTAAGACGGAAACTTTGCCGGAATTATCAGGAGATGAAGCTTGGATCAAGGACCAATTTGATTTGGGTGAAAAACTGCTTGACCAAAAGCAAATTGCTAATTTACCAGAATCCTTAAGCGCCGATTATAAAGCTCCTAATTCGATAATGAATGAAGCTTTGTCAGCTGTTCAGGAATTTGCAGATACTGATGTTGCCGTTTTGAGTTCAGGATTATTTTTGAAAGATTTACCAAAGGGTATCGTTACTCAAAAAAATCTTCATGACATTTTACCACATGCGATTCACGTAATGAAAACCACTATGACGGGCGATAATGTTTGGCGACTAGTCATGGAAATGGAAAAGAATCGTCTATACTTACGAACTCACGCACAAAAAGGCATGGGATTTCGTGGTAAGATATTTGGCGAACTAGTTTATCGAGGAATAACGATTGATAACAAACGCAATGTTTATATCAATGGACAAGAATTAGAGAAAAACAAAGAGTATACTTTAGCATTATTGGATCATTATTTATTTGTCCCTTACTTTCCATCAATTGAGATTGCAGGAAATAATGAAATCTTGTATCCTAAATTTTTGCGAAGTGTATTCGGTGACTATTTAAGTAAAAAATATCCGATTTGA
- a CDS encoding metallophosphoesterase, protein MNYFIADTHFYHYQLLQPNNFAPRHFGNVDEMNQAMIDAWNSRVDENDRVYHLGDISMRPQNTPTDEETYDMLRQLNGHMTLIKGNHDYRSLFKFLDKHNETLSDGKKRFEFEDVGALLKFDHHQFYCTHYPLLLGKVEKIINLHGHIHHYAVPIPENINVGVDAPERDYLSEDLPWGSPLRGEEILEMYDKKKKDLARLQRK, encoded by the coding sequence ATGAATTATTTTATAGCAGATACGCATTTTTATCATTATCAATTGTTGCAGCCAAATAACTTTGCACCACGTCATTTTGGCAATGTTGATGAAATGAATCAAGCGATGATCGATGCTTGGAATAGTCGCGTAGATGAAAATGATCGAGTTTATCATCTAGGTGACATTTCGATGCGCCCTCAAAATACGCCAACCGATGAAGAAACGTATGATATGTTGCGTCAATTGAATGGACATATGACTTTAATCAAGGGTAACCATGATTATCGCTCCCTGTTCAAATTCTTAGATAAGCACAATGAAACTTTGTCTGACGGCAAAAAAAGATTTGAATTTGAAGATGTTGGTGCTTTATTGAAATTTGATCATCATCAATTTTATTGTACTCACTATCCTTTGTTATTGGGAAAAGTTGAGAAAATCATCAATCTTCATGGTCACATTCATCACTATGCCGTGCCAATTCCTGAAAACATTAACGTTGGAGTCGATGCACCAGAACGTGACTACTTATCTGAGGATTTACCATGGGGTTCGCCTTTACGTGGTGAAGAAATTTTGGAAATGTATGATAAGAAGAAAAAGGACTTAGCTAGATTACAAAGAAAGTAG
- the pepV gene encoding dipeptidase PepV, whose product MSIDWEKEVAHRSDELINDLSELVSIDSSRDTEHKTSDFPLGPGPAKALQTFLHFADRDGFKTKNVDNLAGRIELGDNDDAIAILSHVDVVPQGPGWETNPFEPVIKDGNFYARGASDDKGPGLAAYYAMKIIKELDLPTSKSVQLILGTDEESEWVGINHYMEKETMPETGFSPDAEFPAINGEKGIVSFRVNFPTPTIGLVKKFEAGIRPNMVPQNADCQIDLNVISADDLKAKFNDFLVANKEIKGSLEVKDDIAEIKIIGKGAHAMEPFNGINAATYLASFLVTLDLNDSEKLYFSFIANDLHLDFAGKHLGINNTDAVMGDLTLSPNIYEYDENKANILLNIRYPKGDTGDTLTEKINNHLPENVTAVIEGHNQLPHFVDADDPLVQALVGAYRDHTGDDTEPFTVGGGTYGRILKHGIAYGAMFPGDENVMHQPNEYINIDKLLKSTAIYADAIYRLIK is encoded by the coding sequence ATGTCGATAGATTGGGAGAAAGAGGTTGCACATCGTTCAGATGAATTGATCAACGATCTTTCTGAATTAGTAAGTATTGATAGTTCTAGAGATACAGAACACAAGACTAGCGATTTTCCACTAGGTCCTGGACCAGCCAAAGCTCTTCAAACATTTTTACATTTTGCAGATCGTGATGGTTTCAAAACTAAGAATGTTGATAACTTAGCTGGAAGAATTGAATTAGGTGACAACGATGATGCGATTGCTATTTTGTCACACGTGGACGTCGTTCCCCAAGGACCAGGTTGGGAAACTAATCCTTTTGAACCCGTAATTAAAGACGGTAACTTTTATGCTCGTGGTGCCAGTGACGATAAAGGTCCTGGACTTGCTGCTTATTATGCTATGAAAATCATCAAGGAATTGGACTTGCCTACATCCAAGAGTGTGCAGTTGATTCTGGGAACTGATGAAGAGAGTGAATGGGTCGGCATCAATCACTACATGGAAAAAGAAACCATGCCTGAAACTGGTTTTTCTCCAGATGCAGAATTTCCTGCTATCAATGGTGAAAAAGGAATCGTATCATTTAGAGTTAACTTCCCTACACCAACAATTGGTTTAGTTAAGAAGTTCGAAGCCGGCATTAGACCTAACATGGTCCCACAAAATGCTGACTGCCAAATCGATCTCAACGTTATCAGTGCTGATGATTTGAAAGCTAAATTTAACGACTTCCTAGTTGCTAACAAAGAAATCAAGGGCAGTCTAGAAGTCAAAGATGATATTGCTGAAATCAAGATTATTGGTAAAGGTGCCCATGCCATGGAACCATTCAATGGTATCAATGCTGCCACTTATTTAGCATCATTCTTAGTAACATTAGACTTAAATGACAGTGAAAAGCTTTATTTCTCATTCATTGCTAATGATTTACACTTAGACTTCGCCGGCAAACATCTTGGCATTAATAATACCGACGCTGTTATGGGTGATTTGACACTTTCACCTAATATTTATGAATACGATGAAAACAAAGCTAATATCTTGTTAAACATCCGTTATCCAAAGGGTGACACTGGTGATACTTTAACTGAAAAGATCAACAATCATCTACCAGAAAATGTCACAGCTGTTATCGAAGGACACAATCAACTACCACATTTCGTCGATGCTGATGATCCTTTGGTTCAAGCTTTAGTTGGCGCTTATCGTGATCACACCGGCGATGATACAGAACCATTCACTGTTGGTGGTGGAACTTATGGTCGTATCCTAAAACACGGAATTGCCTATGGTGCAATGTTCCCTGGTGACGAAAACGTTATGCATCAACCTAATGAATATATTAATATTGATAAATTATTAAAATCGACTGCTATCTACGCAGACGCCATTTACCGCCTAATTAAGTAA
- a CDS encoding glycerophosphodiester phosphodiesterase, protein MISKSFQIFKVSLALLIFFFASGFTVIGHRGDPINAPEETFESINKAFDEGADYVELDIHVSKDNVLVISHDRDLERVTGTSAIVSQHNFSELSQLTQKNGEPIHSLNQVFEHYKNNPKAKFLIETKKTKKGNPQNMEELLKQVIDQYGMQDRVMFHSFSTKSLQNEAQLMPNIPRIFIAGTIKRVNFEVLSYVSGVNLSSKIITPEIINTMHFMGKTIYAWDEMNESPQKWNTLINMPIDGVVTNYPGTGNEYRELKDKSKSEALNQNVYYMSTKPEPIYENPYRLIKTKKHVNPLDGYHITNIVKVNGEKYVQVGENQFANATGFNSEYSLSDLRQYFGAKAIYRNQQPNNLLYQEPNTDVISNRLEANKPQRILTIQKVGSQTWLKLKGGWINAKNVLIQLNPNNYLGNNSEESYESLPKGQRLKNIDLLENISFALPTNDQSVQNADLIRDFNNSFINFSENFDSDSINEI, encoded by the coding sequence ATGATTTCAAAAAGTTTCCAAATTTTTAAAGTATCACTAGCTTTATTGATTTTCTTTTTTGCTAGTGGTTTTACTGTCATCGGTCATCGTGGCGATCCAATCAATGCTCCGGAAGAAACCTTTGAAAGTATTAACAAAGCTTTTGATGAAGGTGCCGATTATGTCGAACTAGATATTCACGTTTCCAAAGACAATGTCTTGGTTATTTCGCATGACCGTGATCTAGAAAGAGTCACAGGAACTTCAGCCATCGTTTCTCAACATAATTTCTCCGAATTATCACAGCTAACACAAAAAAATGGTGAACCAATCCACAGTTTGAATCAAGTCTTTGAGCATTATAAAAATAATCCTAAAGCCAAATTTCTGATTGAAACTAAGAAGACTAAAAAAGGCAATCCCCAGAATATGGAAGAATTACTAAAACAAGTCATTGATCAATATGGTATGCAAGATCGTGTCATGTTTCATTCTTTCTCTACTAAGAGTTTACAAAACGAAGCTCAATTAATGCCTAACATCCCTAGAATTTTCATTGCCGGAACTATTAAGCGAGTCAATTTTGAAGTGTTAAGCTATGTCAGTGGCGTCAACCTTTCTTCAAAGATCATTACCCCAGAAATTATTAATACGATGCACTTCATGGGCAAAACAATTTACGCTTGGGATGAAATGAACGAGAGTCCGCAAAAGTGGAATACTTTAATCAACATGCCAATCGACGGTGTGGTTACTAATTATCCTGGAACTGGTAATGAATATCGTGAATTGAAGGATAAGTCTAAATCAGAAGCACTTAATCAAAACGTTTATTACATGTCAACAAAACCAGAACCAATTTACGAGAATCCTTACCGCTTGATCAAAACTAAAAAACATGTTAACCCACTCGATGGTTATCACATTACTAACATCGTCAAGGTAAACGGTGAAAAATACGTTCAAGTTGGTGAAAATCAATTTGCTAACGCGACAGGATTTAATTCTGAATATTCACTCAGTGATTTACGACAATACTTTGGTGCCAAAGCTATTTATCGTAATCAACAGCCGAATAACTTGCTTTATCAAGAACCAAATACTGATGTCATCAGCAATCGTTTGGAAGCTAACAAGCCACAAAGAATTTTAACCATTCAAAAAGTCGGTTCGCAAACTTGGTTGAAATTAAAAGGTGGTTGGATCAATGCTAAAAATGTTTTGATTCAATTGAACCCTAACAATTATCTAGGTAACAATTCAGAGGAAAGCTACGAAAGCTTGCCTAAAGGTCAACGACTTAAAAATATTGATTTACTAGAAAATATTTCTTTTGCTTTACCAACAAACGACCAATCAGTCCAAAATGCTGATTTAATCAGGGATTTTAATAATTCATTTATTAATTTCTCGGAAAATTTTGACAGCGATTCCATAAATGAAATATAG